The Pseudanabaena sp. BC1403 genome has a window encoding:
- a CDS encoding peptidoglycan-binding protein, with product MDSILRQGSKGSAVAELQQLLQSKGFYSGKIDSDFGAGTTNAVLKFQKANGLVPDGIVGSSSWAKLRMGIPTSSQSLPTLLPGSKGDAVSQAQQLLKDKGYYQGRIDGDFGVGTRDAIAAFQRANGLTIDGKVGEQTWKKLQAPAIADVTPPVTVVEIVRPSSPTPTPVPTPTPTPSIFVPSPTTPVTSNNPSVNTPSTVPAASAISLADAANSYSRARLPNQTAAINNLQASVSPEILQQFFQRWQIASGQTTTATSLQDAFSGYNNAQMLNQNLALQWLQSQLLSQTIIQFRQDWSNLNAGTVTGTTTPFTPTLPTEPTTNNPQLQLINLTAAVKAYTRSANQLIALENLQASLPAQTMQQFFQRWSLASEQSVIAISLVDVFQDYDSQKFPSQVTALQWLEKELTTANLGKFSRDWQTI from the coding sequence ATGGACTCGATATTAAGACAAGGTAGTAAGGGTAGTGCTGTCGCTGAGTTGCAGCAACTTCTCCAAAGTAAAGGATTTTATAGTGGCAAGATTGACAGTGATTTTGGTGCTGGTACAACAAATGCTGTCCTGAAATTTCAAAAAGCGAATGGATTAGTACCTGATGGCATCGTTGGTAGTTCTAGCTGGGCTAAATTGCGTATGGGGATACCGACTTCATCTCAGAGCTTGCCAACATTGTTGCCTGGTTCCAAAGGAGATGCTGTTTCTCAAGCGCAACAACTACTCAAAGACAAAGGCTATTACCAAGGTCGCATTGATGGTGATTTTGGCGTGGGTACAAGGGACGCGATCGCAGCATTTCAACGCGCTAATGGCTTGACTATTGATGGCAAAGTGGGCGAGCAAACATGGAAAAAATTGCAAGCACCAGCGATCGCAGATGTCACGCCGCCAGTCACAGTTGTCGAGATTGTCCGCCCATCATCGCCGACTCCAACTCCAGTTCCAACTCCAACTCCAACACCTTCGATTTTTGTCCCCTCCCCAACAACTCCAGTAACATCTAATAATCCAAGTGTTAACACGCCATCAACTGTTCCTGCTGCAAGTGCGATTAGCCTAGCCGATGCTGCGAATAGTTATAGCCGAGCTAGATTGCCAAATCAAACCGCTGCAATTAACAACTTGCAGGCAAGTGTCTCGCCAGAAATATTGCAGCAATTCTTTCAACGTTGGCAAATTGCTTCTGGACAAACAACTACAGCTACATCTTTGCAAGATGCCTTCAGTGGTTATAACAATGCCCAAATGCTCAACCAAAATCTTGCCTTGCAATGGTTACAAAGCCAACTCTTGTCACAGACGATTATTCAATTTCGCCAAGATTGGTCAAACCTGAATGCAGGAACAGTTACAGGGACAACTACTCCATTTACGCCGACGCTACCTACTGAACCTACAACTAACAATCCTCAACTCCAACTTATCAATCTAACTGCTGCTGTAAAAGCTTATACACGTTCGGCAAATCAGCTTATTGCATTGGAAAATCTTCAAGCGTCTTTACCCGCGCAGACTATGCAACAGTTTTTCCAACGTTGGTCACTTGCCTCAGAACAATCGGTGATCGCCATTTCTTTGGTGGATGTGTTTCAAGACTACGACAGTCAGAAATTTCCTAGCCAAGTAACAGCCCTGCAATGGTTAGAAAAAGAGCTAACTACAGCCAATCTAGGAAAATTCTCACGAGATTGGCAAACAATCTGA
- a CDS encoding DUF2854 domain-containing protein, with translation MFKPNKISLASIGLYVGAVLFVVGFWAYAKGNSTLNLIGFFYGFPILLGGFAFKSSEVTPIPVIVPASEAVLALRNLQETATQKQLRKDVTRYRYGIKAHLDEILEKLGMSPTDEERPVLAGIYEEISESEETKGFYSLVLRFRSPLMDFATWQQKQDKLTRFFGPGIIAVVTELENKEVDLKLVSVK, from the coding sequence ATGTTTAAGCCTAATAAGATATCTCTAGCTTCAATTGGTTTGTATGTTGGCGCAGTTCTATTTGTAGTGGGCTTTTGGGCTTATGCTAAAGGCAATTCCACACTAAATCTGATTGGCTTTTTCTATGGTTTTCCAATTTTATTGGGAGGATTTGCTTTTAAGTCTTCGGAAGTAACACCAATACCAGTCATTGTTCCTGCATCTGAAGCGGTTCTGGCTTTGCGTAATTTACAAGAAACTGCAACACAAAAGCAGTTACGCAAAGATGTAACCCGCTATCGTTACGGGATCAAGGCACACTTAGACGAAATTTTAGAAAAATTGGGGATGAGTCCTACCGATGAGGAGCGTCCAGTCTTAGCTGGGATTTATGAAGAAATTTCTGAATCTGAAGAAACTAAAGGATTCTACAGTTTAGTTCTGCGTTTTCGATCGCCTTTGATGGATTTTGCGACTTGGCAACAAAAACAAGATAAGTTAACACGATTTTTTGGACCTGGGATCATAGCCGTTGTTACAGAATTAGAAAATAAGGAAGTTGATTTAAAGTTGGTTTCGGTAAAATAA
- the rpmH gene encoding 50S ribosomal protein L34 gives MTKRTLRGSVRKKKRTSGFRARMQTPTGRRVIRARRSRGRVRLTTV, from the coding sequence ATGACAAAACGTACCCTACGCGGTAGTGTCCGCAAAAAGAAGCGCACCTCTGGATTTCGTGCCAGAATGCAAACTCCTACAGGTCGCCGAGTAATCAGAGCGCGTCGTAGCAGAGGTCGTGTTCGCCTCACAACTGTATAA
- a CDS encoding sulfite exporter TauE/SafE family protein, which yields MPIVYLSVVSFFAWIVSTLAGGGSPFILIPLVNLLMGAAAVPPVITIGMFFGNAHRILLFWHDIDWVLTAWYAPGAIAGAVLGAYTFTKIHLDWLQIAIAIFLIVSAVLFELEKSPEKTVAEDKAKQIKLVNDSKELEEIEELIETNQLGELTELSDLEQSELIPEKVKPKFQLKAWHIMPAGFLKAYVSGLVGTTGPVLNPFYLRYGLVKEKMIATKATHMTIIHLAKIFTYGLLAAMSKEQIIAGLAIGLAAIPANLIGKALLKHMSPHQFRQVVLAFMTVGGIWMLWGQRDLFTNFFSSTL from the coding sequence ATGCCAATTGTATATCTCAGCGTGGTTAGCTTTTTCGCTTGGATTGTCAGCACACTGGCGGGTGGCGGCAGTCCATTTATCTTGATTCCATTAGTCAATCTCCTCATGGGAGCCGCTGCCGTTCCACCCGTAATCACGATCGGGATGTTTTTTGGCAATGCCCACCGAATTTTACTGTTTTGGCATGATATTGACTGGGTATTGACAGCTTGGTATGCACCTGGGGCGATCGCAGGCGCAGTCTTAGGCGCATATACCTTTACCAAAATCCATCTAGATTGGCTGCAAATAGCGATTGCAATCTTCCTAATTGTGAGTGCAGTTTTATTTGAACTAGAAAAAAGTCCCGAGAAAACCGTTGCCGAAGACAAGGCAAAACAGATCAAACTGGTCAATGACTCCAAAGAGTTAGAAGAGATCGAGGAACTCATCGAGACCAATCAGTTAGGTGAATTGACCGAGTTAAGCGATCTAGAGCAGTCAGAGTTAATTCCTGAAAAAGTAAAGCCCAAATTTCAACTCAAAGCTTGGCATATCATGCCAGCAGGTTTCCTCAAAGCCTATGTATCAGGTCTAGTGGGAACAACTGGCCCCGTGTTAAATCCTTTCTATCTCCGCTATGGCTTAGTCAAAGAGAAAATGATTGCCACTAAAGCCACTCATATGACGATCATTCATCTGGCCAAAATTTTCACCTATGGGCTACTGGCGGCGATGTCGAAGGAACAAATAATCGCAGGATTAGCGATCGGTTTAGCCGCCATACCTGCCAATCTTATTGGCAAAGCTCTCCTCAAACATATGAGTCCGCATCAATTTCGCCAAGTTGTCTTAGCATTTATGACTGTCGGCGGAATTTGGATGCTGTGGGGGCAAAGAGATTTGTTTACTAATTTTTTTAGCAGCACCTTGTAA
- a CDS encoding L-threonylcarbamoyladenylate synthase — protein sequence MALVSLIALVASARSGKLVSFPTDTVPALAVRPDRSADIFTLKQRSPDKPLILMAASWQEFLPFLDIAHPDLAIWQQTAQKYFAGAVTLVLPASDRGCSLNQGFTTLGVRIPDSKTAIAILQQTGAMLTTSANKSNEPPLRKMLEINNTFPSVMTLGDEIDITERTGSGLPSTVVEWTKDGWLVRRQGSVSF from the coding sequence GTGGCTTTAGTTTCTTTGATAGCTTTGGTAGCAAGTGCAAGATCGGGGAAATTAGTGAGTTTCCCGACAGATACTGTACCTGCTTTGGCAGTGCGTCCCGATCGCAGCGCTGATATTTTTACACTCAAACAGCGATCGCCTGATAAGCCGTTAATTTTGATGGCTGCGAGTTGGCAAGAATTTCTCCCATTTCTAGATATAGCTCATCCTGATTTGGCGATTTGGCAACAAACTGCTCAGAAATATTTTGCAGGCGCGGTGACTCTGGTTTTGCCAGCTAGTGATCGCGGATGTAGTTTAAATCAAGGCTTTACCACTCTAGGGGTGAGAATTCCTGATAGTAAAACAGCGATCGCCATTTTGCAGCAGACAGGGGCAATGCTAACCACGAGTGCCAATAAAAGTAACGAGCCACCTTTACGCAAAATGCTCGAAATTAATAATACTTTTCCTTCAGTAATGACTTTGGGCGATGAGATCGACATTACTGAAAGAACTGGTAGTGGACTGCCATCAACTGTGGTGGAATGGACAAAAGATGGTTGGTTAGTTCGCCGCCAAGGTTCGGTCAGTTTCTGA
- a CDS encoding PH domain-containing protein, protein MAVNEEVFYEGAPHIGDLIISLLMSIFVITIPFGIAAIARALWVRYRITNRRITVTGGWRSQTRTDIVYAEIAKIVTVPRGFGSWGDMVLTLKDGSRLELKSLPKFRETYEYIESKLSLKAQDISGAIGGKA, encoded by the coding sequence ATGGCAGTTAACGAGGAAGTTTTCTACGAAGGCGCACCCCACATTGGCGATCTAATTATTAGCTTGCTGATGAGTATTTTTGTGATCACAATTCCTTTTGGCATTGCCGCGATCGCAAGAGCGTTGTGGGTACGTTATCGCATCACCAACCGACGCATTACCGTCACGGGTGGTTGGAGAAGTCAAACCCGTACAGATATTGTGTACGCGGAAATTGCCAAGATTGTCACAGTTCCTCGTGGTTTTGGCAGTTGGGGTGATATGGTACTGACCCTCAAAGATGGTTCTCGCCTTGAACTAAAATCTTTGCCTAAATTTCGAGAAACATACGAATATATTGAATCGAAGCTAAGCCTTAAAGCGCAAGACATAAGTGGCGCAATTGGTGGCAAAGCCTAA
- the yidC gene encoding membrane protein insertase YidC, which yields MDFGVGFLSNNIMLPFLDFFYGIVPNYGLAIIALTLVVRFVLFPVSANQLRSMRRMKIANPVMQQRIKEVQERYKSDPAKQQEELAKVNSANFKEFGNPLSGCLPALIQLPILFALFATLRGSPFADINYSLNFQIAPPENQAEIQHQPFTSASQNVYFADRVHFPVLATAVNGTNLAIGEQSKIVLQTSLGKDFNALATEYPDVELTTKWNVTKGQGLVEVLDDGTVIAKQAGDVTVQATVPGLASNKGFLFIKALGKTGVTNADGSINWDIVIMVLGFGISLYANQNISSGSTPKPNNATPEASQQDTMNKLTPIIFSGMFLFFPLPSGVMLYMLIANIFQTLQAFIVAKEPLPENLQKLVAVSANSSPSAKASSKPDSKTSVSSKSETTKTVDAKAKVVVDDKEQDTKSPTKSALPFEPNSSNKKKKKGS from the coding sequence ATGGATTTCGGTGTAGGTTTTCTTTCCAACAACATAATGTTGCCTTTCCTAGATTTTTTCTACGGCATCGTGCCGAACTATGGATTGGCAATTATTGCATTAACGTTGGTTGTACGTTTTGTGTTGTTCCCAGTTAGTGCCAATCAGCTTCGCAGTATGCGCCGCATGAAAATCGCTAACCCAGTGATGCAACAAAGAATCAAAGAAGTTCAAGAGCGCTACAAGAGCGATCCCGCTAAGCAGCAAGAAGAGCTAGCCAAGGTCAACTCCGCTAACTTCAAAGAATTTGGAAATCCTTTGTCGGGATGTCTACCTGCACTAATTCAGTTGCCAATCCTGTTTGCGTTGTTTGCAACCTTGAGAGGATCGCCCTTTGCAGACATCAATTATTCTCTCAACTTTCAGATTGCGCCCCCCGAAAATCAAGCCGAGATTCAACATCAGCCTTTTACTTCCGCTAGCCAGAACGTTTATTTTGCAGATCGCGTGCATTTCCCAGTTCTTGCAACTGCTGTAAATGGCACAAACTTAGCGATCGGTGAACAATCGAAGATTGTTTTGCAGACTTCACTAGGGAAAGACTTCAACGCTCTAGCTACTGAATATCCAGATGTAGAGCTAACAACTAAGTGGAATGTCACAAAGGGGCAAGGTTTGGTTGAAGTTCTAGATGATGGAACTGTAATTGCCAAGCAAGCTGGTGATGTGACAGTTCAAGCAACAGTTCCTGGATTAGCATCAAATAAAGGCTTCCTGTTCATCAAAGCCCTCGGTAAAACTGGTGTTACCAATGCTGATGGCAGCATTAACTGGGACATCGTGATCATGGTGTTGGGATTTGGCATCAGTCTTTATGCCAACCAAAATATTTCCAGTGGATCTACGCCTAAGCCTAACAATGCCACTCCTGAAGCTTCGCAACAGGACACGATGAACAAACTCACACCAATTATTTTCTCTGGTATGTTTTTGTTCTTCCCACTGCCATCTGGTGTAATGCTTTACATGTTGATTGCGAATATTTTCCAAACTTTGCAAGCCTTTATTGTTGCTAAGGAACCACTGCCCGAAAACTTGCAAAAGTTGGTAGCGGTTTCGGCGAATTCTTCGCCTTCAGCTAAAGCTAGCTCTAAGCCTGACAGTAAAACTAGCGTCTCTAGCAAATCTGAAACGACTAAGACCGTTGATGCCAAGGCTAAAGTTGTCGTTGACGATAAAGAGCAAGATACAAAGAGTCCGACTAAGTCTGCGCTACCTTTTGAGCCTAACTCTTCTAACAAGAAAAAGAAAAAAGGCTCTTAA
- the rimI gene encoding ribosomal protein S18-alanine N-acetyltransferase, giving the protein MSLSTRIYLSEIDQKFLSQLRAIDCACLGDFWSLEAYQREIDNPSSLILGLTNENYELLGFGCLWSILEEAHITVLAVRPEYQGQGFGKSLVWGLLKKARDRNLEWATLEVRESNHVAIALYESFGFKEIGRRPKYYEVTGEDALMLWCKGLHTEEFGVLLEQWHESISENLLAKGWNL; this is encoded by the coding sequence ATGAGCCTCTCGACGAGAATCTATTTGAGTGAGATTGATCAAAAATTTTTATCGCAGTTACGGGCGATCGATTGTGCATGTCTTGGTGATTTTTGGAGCTTAGAAGCCTATCAGCGTGAAATTGACAATCCCAGTAGTCTTATATTGGGATTAACTAACGAAAATTATGAATTACTGGGTTTTGGTTGTTTATGGTCAATTCTTGAAGAGGCACATATAACAGTATTAGCAGTGCGTCCCGAATATCAAGGTCAAGGTTTTGGTAAGTCATTGGTCTGGGGCTTACTTAAAAAAGCTCGCGATCGCAATTTAGAGTGGGCAACTCTCGAAGTCCGTGAATCTAATCATGTGGCGATCGCTTTATACGAAAGTTTTGGCTTTAAGGAAATTGGTAGAAGACCCAAATATTATGAAGTGACTGGCGAAGATGCTTTGATGTTATGGTGCAAAGGACTTCATACAGAGGAATTCGGGGTATTGCTAGAGCAATGGCATGAGTCAATCTCGGAGAATTTATTAGCTAAGGGCTGGAATTTATAA
- the rnpA gene encoding ribonuclease P protein component, with the protein MLPNQNRLRRREDFAKVYAKGDRYRGTYLNLRILIDSNDLLTKIGIVVSKKVSKLAVTRNRFKRQLRAIFRQLLSQLKNGLQIVVTVTTVQSKPSYQELWDDLKNLLAKAKVLHGS; encoded by the coding sequence GTGCTTCCTAATCAAAACCGTCTGCGGCGGCGTGAAGACTTCGCAAAAGTATATGCCAAAGGCGATCGCTACAGAGGCACTTACTTGAATTTGCGAATTCTTATTGATAGCAATGACCTTTTAACCAAGATAGGCATAGTTGTTAGCAAAAAAGTGAGCAAGTTGGCGGTAACCCGTAATCGATTTAAGCGTCAACTTCGCGCCATTTTTCGTCAACTTCTGTCACAATTGAAGAATGGATTGCAAATAGTTGTAACAGTGACTACTGTTCAGAGCAAGCCAAGTTATCAAGAGCTTTGGGATGACCTAAAGAATTTACTAGCAAAGGCGAAGGTTTTGCATGGCAGTTAA
- the rpoD gene encoding RNA polymerase sigma factor RpoD — protein sequence MSKTAIDLPIEIKLPVGKLGGNLEEIEEDLEDLDDDIELEKDDLIDDSDEDADPDDDPDKAGKARGTKKRASQTKKKHFTEDSIRLYLQEIGRIRLLRADEEIELARKIADLLELELKREEIATEVECHPDDVREADWAVKMDMPLGEFRKRLHSGRRAKDKMVQSNLRLVVSIAKKYMNRGLSFQDLIQEGSLGLIRAAEKFDHEKGYKFSTYATWWIRQAITRAIADQSRTIRLPVHLYETISRIKKTTKLLSQEMGRKPTEEEIATRMEMTIEKLRFIAKSAQLPISLETPIGKEEDSRLGDFIESEGETPDDQVAKSLLREDLESVLGTLSPRERDVLRLRYGLDDGRMKTLEEIGQIFNVTRERIRQIEAKALRKLRHPNRNSVLKEYIR from the coding sequence ATGAGCAAAACAGCCATCGACCTACCTATTGAAATCAAGTTGCCTGTTGGCAAACTTGGCGGAAATCTTGAAGAAATTGAAGAAGACCTTGAAGACCTAGATGATGATATCGAACTCGAAAAGGATGATTTAATTGATGACTCAGATGAAGACGCTGACCCTGATGATGACCCTGACAAAGCTGGCAAAGCAAGGGGGACTAAAAAACGAGCTAGCCAGACTAAGAAAAAGCATTTTACTGAAGACTCGATTCGCCTCTACCTTCAAGAAATTGGTCGTATTCGCTTACTCAGAGCTGATGAAGAAATTGAGCTTGCTCGAAAGATTGCCGATCTTCTAGAGCTAGAGCTAAAGCGAGAAGAAATAGCTACCGAAGTTGAATGTCATCCTGACGATGTAAGGGAAGCAGACTGGGCAGTCAAAATGGACATGCCCCTTGGAGAGTTTCGCAAACGCCTCCACTCTGGTCGCCGCGCCAAAGACAAAATGGTGCAGTCTAACCTGAGACTTGTGGTATCAATCGCCAAAAAATACATGAATCGGGGGTTGTCTTTCCAAGATTTAATTCAAGAGGGCAGTTTGGGATTGATCCGTGCCGCCGAGAAGTTCGACCATGAAAAGGGTTATAAGTTCTCAACCTATGCGACATGGTGGATTCGTCAGGCAATTACTCGTGCGATCGCTGATCAATCTCGCACGATTCGCTTACCTGTCCACCTTTACGAAACTATTTCGCGGATTAAGAAAACAACTAAGTTACTTTCCCAAGAAATGGGGCGTAAGCCAACTGAGGAAGAGATCGCCACTCGCATGGAGATGACGATCGAAAAGCTGCGGTTTATTGCCAAATCTGCCCAGTTGCCGATCTCTCTGGAAACTCCTATTGGTAAGGAAGAAGATTCTCGCCTCGGTGACTTTATTGAATCTGAAGGAGAGACACCTGATGATCAAGTTGCTAAGAGCTTATTACGCGAAGATCTTGAAAGCGTGCTTGGCACTCTTAGCCCTAGAGAACGTGATGTCTTGCGTCTACGCTACGGACTTGATGATGGGCGCATGAAAACGCTCGAAGAAATTGGTCAAATCTTCAATGTCACCCGCGAGCGCATCCGCCAAATCGAAGCTAAAGCTCTTCGCAAGTTGCGACATCCTAATCGCAATAGTGTTTTAAAAGAGTACATTCGTTAA
- a CDS encoding R3H domain-containing nucleic acid-binding protein, with product MEDTSAGANWLQELLSLMGYATSVDIRLAEVSPEQAATGSKNYWLDISADGLQDQQIQRLIGKDGIVLDSLQYLSSILLNRHLPSDKLETENRNFYTVELNGYRSNRIADLQSLAENAVKQVRETQTEFVIKQLSSADRRHIHQLLEDFPDIETHSQGREPNRHLIVKLVQS from the coding sequence ATGGAAGATACTTCAGCAGGGGCAAATTGGCTGCAAGAGCTTTTAAGTTTGATGGGTTATGCGACTTCGGTTGATATTCGTCTTGCCGAGGTATCTCCAGAACAAGCTGCCACTGGCTCTAAGAACTATTGGCTAGACATAAGTGCTGATGGTTTACAGGATCAGCAAATTCAAAGGTTGATTGGTAAAGATGGCATAGTACTTGACTCGTTACAGTATCTGTCCAGTATTCTTTTAAATCGTCATTTACCGTCTGACAAGTTAGAAACGGAAAATAGAAATTTTTACACGGTCGAATTAAATGGCTATCGTTCAAATCGGATAGCTGACTTACAGTCTTTAGCAGAAAATGCGGTAAAGCAGGTTCGCGAGACTCAAACTGAATTTGTAATTAAGCAATTGTCGTCTGCCGATCGCAGACATATTCATCAGCTTTTAGAAGATTTTCCAGATATTGAAACCCATAGTCAGGGGCGAGAGCCAAATCGTCATTTGATTGTCAAATTGGTGCAGAGCTAA
- a CDS encoding ATP-dependent Clp protease ATP-binding subunit has translation MFERFTEKAIKVIMLAQEEARRLGHNFVGTEQILLGLIGEGTGVAAKVLKSMGVNLKDARIEVEKIIGRGSGFVAVEIPFTPRAKRVLELSLEEARQLGHNYIGTEHLLLGLIREGEGVAARVLENLGVDLSKVRTQVIRMLGETAEVSAGGGSSGRTKTPTLDEFGSNLTQLAQDGKLDPVVGREKEIERVIQILGRRTKNNPVLIGEPGVGKTAIAEGLAQRISNSDIPDILQEKRVVTLDIGLLVAGTKYRGEFEERLKKIMEEIRTAGNVILVIDEVHTLIGAGAAEGAIDAANILKPALARGELQCIGATTLDEYRKHIERDAALERRFQPVMVGEPSVEETIEILIGLRQRYEEHHKLKIDDAALVAAAKLADRYISDRFLPDKAIDLVDEAGSRVRLINSQLPPAAKELDKELRQTLKDKDDAVRKQDFDKAAELRDKEIDLKQQIRALSQTKKAETPAEDAPEIHVTEEDIAYIVSSWTGVPVLKITESESVKLMQMEETLHSRVIGQDEAVKAISRAIRRARVGLKSPNRPIASFIFSGPTGVGKTELTKALAAYFFGSEDAMIRLDMSEYMERHTVSKLIGSPPGYVGYNEGGQLTEAVRRRPYTVVLFDEIEKAHPDVFNLLLQVLEDGRLTDSKGRTVDFKNTLLIMTSNVGSKVIEKGGGGLGFDFAASQEDALYTRIRSLVNEELKQYFRPEFLNRLDEIIVFRQLTKPEVKEIADLMLNEFFKRMLDKDIVLTVTERFKDLLVQEGYNPSYGARPLRRAIMRLLEDSLAEEILTGKVREGASVQVDVDDDGKVKVIEQEALSGSENNLQLLPSA, from the coding sequence ATGTTTGAACGCTTTACAGAAAAAGCAATTAAAGTCATCATGCTGGCTCAAGAGGAAGCTCGCCGCCTCGGTCATAACTTTGTCGGCACAGAGCAAATTCTATTGGGTCTGATCGGAGAAGGAACTGGCGTTGCCGCCAAAGTACTGAAGTCGATGGGTGTAAACCTCAAAGATGCACGGATTGAGGTTGAGAAAATCATCGGACGCGGCTCTGGTTTTGTCGCGGTAGAAATCCCTTTCACGCCTCGCGCCAAGAGAGTCCTAGAGTTGTCCTTAGAAGAAGCTCGCCAGTTGGGACATAACTACATCGGTACTGAGCATCTATTGCTAGGACTAATTCGCGAAGGCGAAGGTGTTGCCGCTAGAGTTTTAGAAAATCTGGGCGTTGATTTGTCAAAAGTCCGCACACAAGTAATCCGCATGTTAGGTGAGACTGCTGAAGTCTCCGCAGGTGGAGGTTCATCAGGACGCACCAAAACACCAACCCTTGACGAGTTTGGCTCAAACCTGACCCAGCTTGCTCAAGATGGCAAACTCGATCCTGTTGTGGGTCGCGAGAAGGAAATTGAACGAGTAATCCAAATCCTCGGTCGCCGCACCAAAAACAACCCTGTTTTGATCGGTGAACCTGGTGTTGGTAAAACTGCGATCGCTGAAGGTCTAGCACAACGTATTTCTAACAGTGACATACCAGATATCCTTCAAGAAAAGCGCGTTGTCACCTTAGATATTGGCTTGCTAGTCGCTGGTACAAAGTATCGGGGTGAATTTGAGGAACGCCTCAAAAAGATCATGGAAGAGATTCGCACTGCTGGCAATGTGATCTTGGTAATTGATGAAGTTCACACCTTGATCGGTGCTGGTGCAGCTGAAGGTGCGATCGATGCCGCTAACATTCTTAAGCCAGCCCTTGCTCGTGGCGAACTACAATGCATCGGCGCAACAACCCTTGATGAATATCGCAAACACATCGAACGCGATGCGGCTCTAGAACGTCGCTTCCAACCTGTCATGGTTGGTGAGCCTAGCGTCGAAGAAACCATCGAAATTTTGATTGGCTTGCGTCAGCGCTACGAAGAACATCACAAACTCAAGATTGATGATGCAGCATTAGTTGCCGCTGCAAAACTAGCTGATCGCTACATTAGCGATCGCTTCTTGCCAGACAAAGCGATCGATCTAGTGGATGAAGCAGGTTCTCGTGTGCGCCTGATCAACTCACAGTTACCTCCCGCAGCCAAAGAACTAGACAAAGAATTGCGTCAAACTCTCAAAGATAAGGATGACGCAGTTCGCAAACAGGACTTTGATAAAGCCGCCGAATTACGCGATAAGGAAATTGATCTCAAGCAACAAATTCGTGCCCTCAGCCAAACTAAAAAGGCGGAAACACCTGCCGAAGATGCACCTGAGATCCATGTAACCGAAGAAGACATCGCCTATATCGTCAGTTCTTGGACTGGCGTACCTGTCCTCAAAATCACTGAATCTGAATCTGTCAAGCTCATGCAGATGGAAGAAACTCTGCATAGCCGCGTAATCGGACAAGATGAAGCGGTTAAAGCTATTTCCCGTGCGATCCGTCGCGCCCGTGTTGGACTTAAGAGTCCCAACCGTCCGATCGCTAGTTTTATCTTCTCAGGGCCTACAGGCGTTGGTAAGACTGAGCTAACTAAGGCTCTCGCCGCTTACTTCTTCGGATCTGAAGATGCGATGATCCGCCTCGATATGTCTGAATATATGGAGCGTCACACCGTATCTAAATTGATCGGTTCACCTCCAGGATATGTTGGCTATAACGAAGGTGGTCAGCTTACTGAAGCTGTGCGTCGTCGTCCTTACACCGTGGTGCTATTCGACGAAATCGAAAAAGCTCACCCCGATGTTTTCAATTTACTCCTACAAGTACTTGAAGATGGTCGCTTGACTGACTCTAAGGGTCGCACTGTTGACTTCAAGAACACCTTATTGATTATGACCTCCAATGTCGGCTCTAAGGTAATCGAAAAAGGTGGTGGTGGACTCGGCTTTGACTTCGCGGCTAGCCAAGAAGATGCGCTTTATACCCGCATCCGATCGCTAGTTAATGAAGAGCTGAAGCAATACTTCCGCCCAGAGTTTCTCAACCGTCTTGACGAAATCATCGTCTTCCGTCAGTTGACTAAGCCCGAAGTCAAAGAGATTGCCGATCTCATGCTCAATGAGTTCTTCAAGCGGATGCTCGATAAGGATATAGTCCTTACCGTAACTGAGCGATTTAAAGATCTGCTTGTCCAAGAAGGTTACAACCCTAGCTACGGTGCACGTCCATTACGTCGAGCGATTATGCGCTTACTAGAAGATTCTCTTGCAGAAGAGATCCTGACAGGTAAAGTGCGTGAAGGCGCATCTGTACAAGTGGATGTCGATGACGATGGCAAGGTCAAAGTTATCGAACAAGAAGCTCTAAGCGGCTCTGAAAATAACCTTCAGTTGCTGCCATCAGCTTAA